The Littorina saxatilis isolate snail1 linkage group LG1, US_GU_Lsax_2.0, whole genome shotgun sequence nucleotide sequence gGGCCCCACAAAACGTCGCGAGGTTCGTATTTTAGTGTTGCCTTCCTTGTACGTCTTCCTAACAACAGGGTCCCACACAACGTCATGAGGTAAGTTGGTGAACATTGCCTTCCTGGTTTTCTTTCCTAACAACTGGTTCTCGCACAACGTCGTGAGGTAAGTTGGTGAGCATTGCCTTCCTGGTTTTCTTTCCTAACAACTGGTTCTCGCACAACGTCGTGAGGTAAGTTGGTGAGCATTGCCTTCCTGGTTTTCTTTCCTAACAACTGGTTCTCGCACAACGTCGTGAGGTAAGTTGGTGAACATTGCCTTCCTTGTATTTTTTCCTAACAACTGGTTCTCGCACAACGTCGTGAGTTCAGTTTGTGAACATTGCCTTCCTTGTATTTTTTCCTAACAACTGGTTCCCGCACAACGTCGTGaggtaccgtaaagtaccttgtaaccGCCCACCCCCTTATGCACCAATATCGCCCAAACTTATGGCATGGGCGTTACCTATGTACTATACCCTGTGAGGGAACATTTCCGTACTAAAATGGCCACATTTGGTCATTGCTTGGTATGGTCATTTTAAAGCAGTATTAACATGTTAGAGTGCGTTTGTTTGCTTTCGTGTGTTTGGGAATGCCTATGTAGCAACAATGAAACAGCAACCATTTGGCGTTATGGTTTTATAATACAATATTCATCAATtcacagattttttttctaaagggAAGACAAAGAAACTGAAGAAAAAATTCAACATCTAATTTATTTAAGTGTTCTTTTCatacgcatgtgtgtgtgtgtgtgtgtgtgtgtaaactcaCGTTCGTACATTTAGAAGCTTCTTTCGTCTGTTTGCTTTAAATAACTTCCAACTATAGCGACTAGTTAAGAAACTGCTTCAGAGGATGAAACTAGTGTATTTGTATATACTGCAGGTTCACAGGCAGATACCCACCGAATTGGTGCCCAGGCTATACAGACTGCGGTGCTAACATAACAGCCCTCTGTCTCCGTTCCGTCTTCCTCAACAGTGCTATCAACGCCTTTGTCTACAGTTTCTGCAGCACTCACTTCAGATATGAGCTCGGCCGCATGTTGAGAAAACTATGTAGACGATTCCGCAGAAAATTCTGATGTGCAAAGAAGATTCTGATGCGGTTGTGATGTGTTGGGGGGATCTTGATGTGCGGATAAGATGCTAATGGCAGGAGAAGATTCTGACGGCTAGAGAAGATTCTGATGTGTGGAGAAGATTCTGATGTTGAAGGAATCGTAATGTGATTTTGAATTGGGGAGAACAAGTTGATGCGTGGAGAAGATCctgaaattctttgtttggcttttctaaTCCATGATTTTGATAAATATTTATATATTCTTTTCTGAAACTTTTGTTATCTTTTCTTTCTCTAATTTTCtttgctaagagattttaacaaatctcagaagaaagtctctgctgacttacaattgtttctttcacaactacTGATAAGTACAAGGATTCATATATATGTATCCCTCCGTATGTTCGGCCGGCCGGTCGGCCGTCCGTCCTTGGACAAAAAAACTTAACATTGAAGTTATCTCCGATGTTTTTCACGCgagacctctgaaactttgcacactctTAGTTTTTGATGATCTCACGAAatgaccccagtttggttgaccctcgtcaaatgtgggggtcacagcggggtcatgttcgtttcataCAAACTTAAcattgaggttatctcggatgttcttgaagctagagctttgaaactttgctcTCTTCTTGGGTTTGATAATCTCCCGACTTGACCTTgtaagtttgattgaccctcCTCAAGTTGTGGGGTCACAGGGGATCATGTTCGATTCATAATAACTTAACATTGACGTTATTTCAGGTGTTTTTTGAAGCTAGAGATTTAAAACTTTGAATAATCTGTCAACATAACCCTAGTTTGGTTTACCCCATAACATTTTCGAGTCAATTCGCAGTTTATGTTCGTACAAACTTTACGTTGATATTTTCTCAGTCATTTTGGAAGCaaaagcctccaaatttcacacaattgtaggtgttgataatcagcagacatgaccTAAATTTGTCTTGTTTTCATCAAAGTCCCAGCATAAAAAATGTTTGCTGGAAAAGATTTTCACTATTGAATATGTGCACTGAGCTATCAAGGATGTAAGTCTTGACCTCATTAagctatgatgtcattgtttgatttggtcaCAATCTTGGCTAGACTATTAGTATTAGTGATAAAATCATGTTATGTtgtcatagtgtcagaaatgaggtcacCCAAGTGTCTGAGTATTACATATTTTGTCTGGGCTACCCAAAACTCATTTTGATCGAGATTcttgaggagaaaaaaaaagtcctttTTTCAAAATGTGGTGGATGTTGAATATGTTAGGCTAGTGTTGGTGGTAGGGAGGAGGTGTGGGGTTGTTCCCGATTGAATATGTAAAATATTCTTAGGGTTGAATAACTAAATGGTTTTATACAGGTACGTCACATGAGGAgttctcttgaacattattttatgaagctggaaaatttttttggggggaggggggtcaaaGGTAGTGGAATCCTTCTTTTAAGACCCACAAAACCCAAATCAGATCttataatgggggtaaactcacagaggttatgaacagaatatcttAGAAAAGGGTGTCTTGAAAATGTTTTATCGGGGGTGGGGTGTCTTCTGAGGGGTAAGgtggtaaggtggttcagggaagggcgggggtaacgaaggcgagtcgtgtgcaagcatttgcttttcttgtttggtGAAAATCGAGCACATGCTCCAGGAAATATGTTGATGCGATTCGAGAAACTGATCGAGTTGTACACGTCGAAAACATCATGAATTTAGGCTATTTTCAGCCAGATTAGAAAGACGCTTTACAATATTTCAAACAGAAACACATCACCACAACAAACGTAAACCAGGAATTAATACTACTTTcaaaacagatcctgtgattgggcAGATACCCCGTTGaattacccaaccctcgtttaaAGTTCAAAGAAAATCGTTTAAAACTTGATTTgttataaacttggccaaaacattattgcaacaacttTCGCACGCTAACAAAAGCGGTAAAACGCAATCCATTTTAGTtcaactttatatgctggaaaaggtaattatgtccacCGTttatatcatttgtccgatcgGTGGtaatttgtataggcatcccgttacagcctgtcaaacaatgtcacccctaaaatcgacctgacaaaaaccatagccccgtgttttaaaatctgcaaaaaatcagaatgtgcacttaccaaacacttctgactaccgttagaaaggccattcaatttccagTTCAAAGCATTTTGTTTGATGCACCTTATTTCTCTAGTCTTTGTGTAACCTTTTGACAAAGGCAGTAGGGGTCAtccgtttcagaggccaaaaaaggcacgtatcgcggccatttttgagggggtcctccactcaaagagccatatctgctcaagttctcaatgaaTTGCTTTAGAAATTCAGAAGTTATGACTAATAGGCTGACCAAAATCTCTGTGTTGATTTTGGTGAACGTGTATACTAAGCGTGTCTTATAACGCAACGTTTTCGAAAGACCTAAACAAATATTcgtattaattcagggtttaagGACAAAAATCGTGACATTGCATGCTAAGAAAAAAATGGTAGGGGCAACTTGTGCCAAAGTTTCAGGCAGatctgagtgctggtttacatttgctggagatgggaacgcGCACGAAAAATTATCGATCACCGCCAAAGGTAACGTATAAAGTCGCTTTAGAGATTAACAGTCCTAGGCCTGTGCTAACTTGGCTGTGGTTATTTCTGTCCGGAGCCCTGTGCTCGGTGTGATACGCTTTGGTGATTTGATGGTTATAAGAGTCTGCGGCGGGCGCACGGtagtgcggtgtgtgtgtgtatgcgtgtgtgtgtgtgtatctgtgtgtgtgtgtgtgtgtgtgtgtgtgtgtgtgtatgtgtgtgtgtgtgtatgtgtgtgtgtacacgtgggGCTTTTATTGTTATTGACTCATGTTAATTACAGCTCAGTTCAgccctgtctctctttctttctttttctcgctcagctgagaagatcgagtttctggtgcacagtttaaatttcccagtcatctctggggattacaaaagctgcgccagccttcttgtcatccagAACTGACCCGTCTGTATAAACATcaacatggcctttgtatacagtatcaatgtgctcaagggcttgtatcctgagtagtaactgatcatcctttgtacAATATTCcgtgtcaaaattcatttctttcattgtccatgagggatcacgagatatggggttttgggccacaccatttgggtcgacactgatttcgTTAAAGAGTGAAGCtttgaattgagccagtgaggtGAAAGCAGTGCCAAAGTGGGCcgttttgttttggacatggttgtaatgcggttgtagctcctcttctgttgagttttgcactgtgttggctcgaacattgtaatTCGCGCAGCACTTATGtcgccacatgtcaagagggaggaatcctgcttggtggtatacaatggcctgctttaaatgccttgggtgtccgagggcgagccgaagggcacgacattccgctgactgtagcttGTCAAGCCATTTTCGACCCGActgtccatatgatagtcttgatcttataagagctctggtgatgtttgttagaataactgggcactttgcccatggttgggcaCCAGAattatttgctttgcttaaaagatactttccatgagcagtccatagtccatttgaggtgaaaagtacgcccagatatttcacctgctgactgggtgagacaacagatttatctagcagggtttaacctggaagaaaaagacaatgggacatttgttcccctcaaccaaattctgatgggacattgCTTTTTTACGTGGGTCTATGTTTCGATCGATATCGCTTGTACAGAGGTAAACGCGCAAGCACAGATCGGTCCCGCACAGTTAGTAGGATTGGTTGAATACTAATAAATTAAATTTTAAAAGCCAATCACAGCGTGTTTCACAAACTCGTAAGTTGCTCGGCTTGGTCCCCGTTATCGCTTAGGTCTTTCCGAACACTGTACTCCCGTGAAAAGTGTGCACGGGGGTGGCggagtggtacgtaatctcagtgcgacctttgacgcactgaagggaattccaatgggacattttgaaaTGTTATGCGCCAATGGTGCAatgcgcactagtaaatgaaaccctgatctagtgagaactgtatcttttctcgatcttccagttttcggtttgtaaagacaacgaatacagttttctcggcagagagagtgaagccattctcccgcatATAGTTCGCAATGTTATTTATAGCTGTTTGTCactctttagagaatttgtgttctgttttataggttttgtgttgatactctttgcatagagcaatatcatccgcATAAAGCGTCAGTTCGGCTCTATGTGTTTTAACTGTCGATATGTCATGCTGCATAAtgctaaaaagcagtggtgctatGGGTACTGAGCCCATGTCAACTTTCCgagtggatgatttggcacctttataatcagtttgaaaggagagagttgtcaacccatggtaccCAACTCTCGAgaggtagcttctgttggcatgggggACCACCCTCATCTGACAAACCCAAGAGGACAgttgtgaagggaaacactttgatttaaggtcAAAGTGCATAAAcgaaattgatttttttttaaatttagactagtttaaaaaaaatttggttAAAACGAGagaaatataaacaagtcgcgtaaggcgaaaatacaacatttagtcaagctcagtcgaactcacagaatgaaactgaacgcattgcattttttacgcaagaccgtacactcgtagcatcgtctgtccaccgctcgtggcaaaggcagcgaaattaacaatacagaaaagcgcggtagcggttgcgctgaggaggatagcacgcttttctatatctttattctttttaactctctgaacgtgtttttaatccaaacatatcatatctatatgttttggaatcaggaacgcacaaggaataagatgaaattgtttttaaatcgatttcggaaatttaattttaatcataatttttctatttttaattttcagagcttgtttttaatccgaatataacatatttatatgtgtttggaatcagaaaatgatgaagaatacgataaacgtaattttggatcgttttattaaaacaaataattttaattacaattttcagatttttaatgaccaaagtcaataattaatttttaagcctccaagctcaaatgcaataccaaagtccggccttcgtcgaagattgcttggctaaaatttcaatcaatttgattgaaaaatgaaggtgtgacagtgccgcctcaacttttacaaaatgccggatataacgtcatcaaagacatttatccaacatctggggatataatacccaggaactctcataacaatttcataaagatcggttcagtagtttactctgaatcgctctacacacacacacacacacacacacacacacacacacacacacacacacacacacacacacacacacacacacaccacgaccctcgtctcgattcccccctctatgttaaaacatttaccggtagtcaaaacttgactaaatgtaaaaatgaaaaaaaatataatagaTACCTTGaatttggggtagcgcgactatgTTTCTTCTAGCtgtccactgggaggaagcgacccgaatttcccagcgatgggacaataaagtaatgaaaaaaaaatcaaaaaaatctaataggcttagatcccttgactttggggtagcgcgactgtgttgctgctagctttccactgggaggaagcgacccgtcccagcgatgggacaataaagaaatgaagaaaaaaaatctgatagatcccttgacttttggaaGACCTGTTGTTCGTAATTGTTCTTTTGCGTTCACATTTCCATACCACCCAAgcgcgttgttgcttttgtaccaAAATTGATCCCCAATTGTAATATTTATTTATGTTGAAGATTGCAAAATGCTGAATTGTTGCAACTATACTGAAAAGAGTTGTTACAGTTTAATCAAACTTTCTGAAAAGTTCCAGTAAGTcaaaaaaaaaactcatcaaAACGCCATGATAGTTTACACACTCTTTTGCAAATGTATTAACAATATTCATGACAAATTtaaaagcaatacaacgagccaTTACAAAACTACGTTTTATTTTACCCACATAGCCcacacaaaacaagaggcgaagccttcaaggctcacgtaagaaatagacaaacagtaacacaaactcaatcactccgtcacacatacacacccacacacacagtaagcttaggtgacactgtgcaagaaagagagacactagatctagatctgtctgtctgcatgtagccaaacactgtacataaggaagacgtggaacttgcgaagaaaatgcgaaaaagtgtttgtgggttatcgtccctagttacatgctgacggcgaaaacaaaatggcggatcgcgtaggtaccgatcgcgtgcgaggtggtggtaaattgtgctcggctttttgttgcaagaacgcccgttacaaacagagctgcttcgggaaaactttccacaagttccctaaagaagaaaaaaggtgggttgtgcagtgattatttcatcaggtttaccttcttcagaatgagaatgcaatggctcgagtcaactcactcagataagccaactgtctctgggcatttttgtctgctatgaatcatgatactacagtatttatagaactaatatgcaaatgaaatattacaaacatagcatggatcggttcatcctgagatttctgtactagctgtactatgtacgcgtgtgtctgcgtgtgtacctgtgtgtgcatgtgtacactgtacttacgactgtgagtgtgagtcagcagtcagtacaaaacaacagtttacacttgatgacaaactacccgtgggcatatttgccgaaacctttatcaaaccttgcttacgggaaaactacagtacaaaggtacatcactcatccgttttgcgttcaggcagagcgttagatttagactgaagatctgatttagctttttttgtctttcctttttgcttagtttaacaataacattgttgtttttattgtcaaactaggtgcagaatatggatgcaattcacaaggcgagaggactttgaaaagctgcagccagctgatgttcaaggtctcaagctttgtactgatcactttgaggccaaccagtaaaacaatcctgcagagaggatcacttgtgtggaatgctgtcccgacattgtttgcagtgcccaatccaccaccgaaggttatttatttattggttttaggtttttgcaaaccaatgaagcacactattaaatgcaggctgagtaatgacaagtttgaggctgatgtaagaattgaaaaaaaacagcattgttcccatcaaataatgcctgtttgcatttagcgcaaaaaaatgataaggccaacaaaaaaaagttacttattttggatcgacgtcttgattatgatgatatgatgaacttattttgccaaaaaacagccccaaatggcaaaaaaagtatagggtcggcgtcaacaacaaaaaagttgtatgtttctggtcacctgaccctacctatgttttcctgacgaccctagacttttattttgcattttcaaaaataaaaggggtattcgaaaatcaattgttttcctgcttttcaacaaaataagttaaaaagatggtttaaaaaaaaaagtttagaaaaaaaatctccacctttagtcatgttaggccacaaaaaaagtctgtttaaggtaacataggccccccaaaaatagcgtcggtaggtcggctttttatttttgtattttagccatctgaatattttaatttcattttttaatgccccaaaaaagtctagggccggtgggaaaaaaatagggttggtccggatactgtaaacagattattttttgttttgccttacgagaaacatacacttttttgtgtggcctaagaccaatgccatgaaattgggagaattgtttcattgtgactgggtgttggttgtgagtttgtcagttaaagagctgtgcatttgcaggttgctagtgggaggaagccaccatcgcaaagggtagctacaaatgaagccagcaccgacctgtcgcctgatgcacaaattgttcaaccaggtaagagatttttaaccatgaagaacaccctgacatcaaaaaatgtttaaacccatccattacatagttgataattgctgtatagggtgacgggcggggtggtaagacgtcggtctattaactcggaaggtcgagggttcgaatcccggtcgcggccgcctggtgggttaagtgtggagatgtttccgatctcccaggtcaacttatgtgcagacctgctagtgacttatcccccttcatgtgtacacgcaagcacaagaccaagtacgcacgaaaaagatcctgtaatccatgtcagagttcggtgggttttagaaacacaaaaataccccgcacgcttcctccgaaagcggcgtatggctgcctaaatacgatcatacacgtaaaattccacttgtgcaaaaaaaatgagtgcacgtgggagtttcagcccacgagcgcagaagaagaagaagaagctgtatagggcggatgcatggatggatgaaattgtacctgtagttccaacacgtaaagatgggaaacatatcctgttagaggcatggtgtaacaagaaacaattaagtggctctattcccatctcccccccccccccccccccccccctttccccgtagcgatataagcttcgtggttgaaaacgacgttaaacaccaaataaagaaagaaagaaagaggcatggtgtgtgaggagtttacctggtactgttgtcctaatcaatcaatcaatcaatcaatcaatatgaagcttatatagggcgtattccgtgggtacagttctaatggcctcacccattcagtaccaaacaaggtcaattccatcattgttccacatcgtatccatagttgctaacacacttcatttctggcctgccttcctacgctattgtttattttcattttgtgatttaattacacatgttttaatttcttccaggttgtaacttgttatggttatgttattttatgtgtgttttcttttttagatgacattcaggcgatcctggaggacataggatgtaaagcatcaaagtcgtcatcctccccatcccctcatgaagcggaacttcggcagaaggtcaacaaactgaggagcaaggttttccgattagaaaagaaaacgatggaaccccgtgtaaaacgagcgagtaaattagccaagcctcccaagaaagactttgtagtagaacagttgtctcatatattatcaggcgaggcgagctattttgccatttatgcctgttacatatttaccggttatctgctgctgtgtccaatcctggcagagacgggaacgcatgttaccaaggagctgaaggagagtcaatgagatgagagaatgtgattaacaattgccaactctctccgtacaaagagggtccaaaattgtataaaaaaaaattgatggtaggcaattcaaaattaaaaaaaggactctcggagcatggacttaatgagtcaaaaattaaagaaggctctatgagccgaagtacatgttttgtctattgtcttttttattttgaattccctaccatctatattttgatacaattttggaccctccctggtgtgttgtttctgatgtaccttttagtctgtttacagtaacataggcacacaaaaagagggtcggtaaatcggcttttcttaatttttttttataaccatctttttaaattattttgcaaaaaaacaggaacaaaattgatttttttttctttttctttttctccaaatgccccaaaaaaaaagtctagggttggtctagaaaaatagggttggtcgggataccgtaaacaggctattttgctttgttttgcctaagcaatgactaacaaactttctttagggtctgacattgtatatactatacaatttttggggtattaactaaatacatgtatacagttttcgattccttttatacttttttcacaaattagccccccccccttttttttgtgtagtctgccctgggggcgggaggtctcctaatttcggtttctagggtcaccttatgcttccccatgagctgagaacttaatttaaaatgagcctcgatttttttatttgtattttgtaattgtgcctttgtccagtcacaggatttcactttgtacttaaaaacttggcgctgtcatcatttattgctatttattgttcagttgttcagtatttattgctattgggcatcagttgttcagttgccctctttcgaatgagccatgcatgcattatggatgtgtttagcgaattgggatacctcaagcaatgtaaaagaagaaacaatgtgaagcaaacatatagcaccaaataaaataaccgaatcagaatggaaacttcttcagtgtatgtgtgtgtgtgtgtgtgtgtgtgtgtttgctgttttaaataccgaaaatgtgaaaataaagcaagtcacaacatgagaaagatcgactgtactagtcataacaaagcaggagacagcctgatcagcatgcagcaaaggggaataactcgtatttagccattctcatttctaagcatgcccaatgaggaagttatccttcttcccattgtagtttctttgatgtagcctacttacagggacacgactgccaaatagtctcggcccgctcaaaataacaatgaccgagaccacacacaccacgcgagagagaaagactacagggaggcatgccgtcatgatgcattaattgacgtcaaacacttttgaccgtgacgtaatcttatgcgagctttatccatagtcttggataaccactcacacatagactcggaaatgttaaagtttctaccacagacatacacacgcacacacacacacacacacacacacacacacacacacacacaaacgcacagacagacaaagttacgatcgcataggctacacttcgtgagccaatgaTGCGAAAACAAGCCTTTTTACGGCAAACCTTGTCAGTAGTTGACAGTCTCGATCATTGGAGTTCTGTTGTCCGAGACAAAAATGGGTCGATGTTCCTAACAAGACGTGTTTGTGACGTTGTGCTTATTATCAAAAGTTACGTCATTTCCTTGTCTACGTTTCGCTCATGTGTCACATATTCTATGAAATCTTTACTTGATTTCATGGTTCCTTCCTGTCATAAATAAAAGGCGTTGATCCCAGGTGTTCTCGGGTTTTTCGTCAGCGCTGACCTTGACCGCTGCCCACTTGACAGTCTGCACCTCGTCTACCTTTCTACAATTTCACACAAGTGGACATAAAACATGGAATGCCTACGGAGAATTCAGAATTCCATCGACGAGAATATCAGAGTCCCGAACGCAACACATTTTACGGAGGAAGATGTATGTTTCCTTTTACttcttttaaatttttatttagcTACCAGGGTTCTAGGCTAATTGCCCCCCGTATTTTGTTTCGGCGAAGTGTCGGGAATACGAAAATACGGTCAGTTACAATATCATACGGTGGCAAACATCGCAAAGTGTACGGCGCCATAGCCATTCGATTCAGCTCCGAGTATGTACCGTACTGCTGTGACCCCAGATCTTAGGCAATTTCCGTGAGTCTCCGACTGTCGCCGATCGAGACAACCAGTCATTGCGTTAGGATTGGAACACTTGACATATTCCATCCAGTCAGAAAACGCTGCAACACTTTGTTTTGAATCTAACCTCTAGTCTTTGATGAAGTAAGGGTACATTTTTTCCCCCTCGATGTCGAATAGAAGCTTAGATACACTGGAGGTATTCAAGATGTCCGATCCACCTAAGCGAGAACGGAATACGAATGACACCGAGTC carries:
- the LOC138965185 gene encoding uncharacterized protein; amino-acid sequence: MFKVSSFVLITLRPTSKTILQRGSLVWNAVPTLFAVPNPPPKVASGRKPPSQRVATNEASTDLSPDAQIVQPDDIQAILEDIGCKASKSSSSPSPHEAELRQKVNKLRSKVFRLEKKTMEPRVKRASKLAKPPKKDFVVEQLSHILSGEASYFAIYACYIFTGYLLLCPILAETGTHVTKELKESQ